The DNA sequence CAGCGTGAAGATGCTGGCGTGCATGGTCAGGAAGTCCAGGCTGAAGAGCGCCCGGCAGCCCAGGTCGCCGAAGTGCCACCGCCGGGTGACGTAGGTGGCCACGATGAAGGGGATGCTGAGCAGGTAGAGCAGGTCGGCCAGCGCCAGGCTGGCCACGTAGACGGACAGGGCGGCCGCGGTGCGCAGGCGGCACGTGACCACCAGCGTGTAGGCGTTGCCGGCCACACCCACCACGCCCATGGCCGAGAGCACCGCCCCGATGGCCCCGGTGGCCGCcaggtcctccagggagctgggcTCCGCTGGGCCGGCCCAGGAGCCGTTGAGGGAGGCGTTGGGGGCGCCAGACGGCCCGGGCTCAGGGCTGCCCGTCGTGGGCAGCACGGGGAACCTGCTCACGGGCTCGGGGCTCAGCGCCATCTCTGCTGCCTCACGCGGGGCTTGGTGCCGGGCTGCGCAGCTCCTCTGGGTGCGGAGGAGGCATCTGTGGGGCAGCGGACTTGGTCTGCAGGAGTACATGCTCATTAGGATCAGCTCCGGGGCCCCCGTCCCACTCCCAGGAGGCCATGTGAGGGCACAGTGGCCCCCACAGGGCTGGGGGAGCTGCGGACGGCTGTGCTTGCCCCAGAGTAGTCCTTTCtctgaatttatttcttctgCATGTTTTAGAAAACATGGCTTAGATCGCAAAAGTAATGTCCGCTGAGGGAAAGCATTTGTAACCTCCCTCTATGCACATGAGGGAAATGAGCCTTGCCCCGACCtcatgccatacacaaaaataattcaagGACTATTGAATTGGATTGTGGACCCACACAGAATCATTTAaatcaatcaaccaaccaaccaatcaagcTCTGGCAGAAATACAGAGTACCCGCATGGCCATGGACAGGCAGAGATTTCTCACAAAAGAACAGGAAACACttgcaataaaagaaaagaccaaTCTAATGGACTTTGTTAAAATCAGCGACCTCACCGAGAGcgtaaaaatgtaaattatggacTGGGAAAAGATTGTTAGAAGACAAAAAACTAGTAACCAAACTGTACAACTAACTATAAATCCATACCATCTAACGACTTGTttggatgtgaagaaaaagagaagatctGAAAAGGAACTTCTCAGAAGAGGATAGCCAAATGTTTGAGAGGCACTGGAGGAGACACTCAGTGTctttagtcatcagggaaacacaggTGGAAACCACCACATGCCCACGCAATGACCAGAGCCAGAAAGGCAGATCCCGGGTGTCAGGGCGCACACGGAGGAGCTGGGGGAGTGTGAAGTTTGCAGACCCTTCAGAAAGTGACCCAGGGCTCTCAGTGAGACAGCAgtccctctctccatctgcccccaaGAGAAACGAGTGTGATTGTCCACACAAAGACAAGAGCGAGAAGACAAGCAGCCTATTCCTAATACTCAGGAGCTGGAAGCAACGTCCAGAAATACTAATGTGGATACACAAACTGCGACATCTCCCTAAAAATGCTCGGTAGCGATGAAGTCGACGGAACGGCGCTTCAGTCAGTAACTTGGATGACCGTGACGAGCCTGAAGAACGCTGCCCTTATGTGAAGTTCACAGAAGGCAAGACGGTTGTGACAGTGGAGGTCAGAGCAGtggttctgggggagggggctgtcaaCAGGTAGAGGgcactggggagcctgggagtGGGGGGCTGAAGCGTGCTCCGTCTGGGTCTGGCTGACGGTTCCATGGGCACAGACAAGGGCACCTGAGGTCTGTGCTTTTGGGATGAGGATCATCctcacaaggaaaagaaagaaagaaagacgacCAGAAACCTCGGATACCtaactgtgggggaggggaggggagggaaaggagagaggccCCTGTGACCCCACCTCCTAGGGTCTAGGGATAATAATGGCTTCGGAccgtctccctctgctgcccaggATCTACCATCATCATGATAAAGTCTGGACTGTCCCACCCTGTGTGACCTGAGCCCAGTGCCCAGAGAGGACCCGGCCCAGCCTCTGGTCTGCTGCCTGGCCAGGGGTCGTCCTCCCGGCTGGGGCCCCTTTCCTGCCCTCCTGAGGGCAGCAAGCCTTGCGGGAGCGACCACCAGGCCAGTGGCAAAGGCCCGCAGATCCCGCCCTGTGCACCTGCGGCTTCCAAGTGGGCCCCGCGCTGGCAGGGGGCCGGCGGGAGGGCGCCCCGACAGCCCATCACTCCAAAGCGCTGACACCCCGAAGCCCCAACACCCTGTCCTACTCCCTGacacctgcccccgccccccacccctccagccccgGCCCGGCCTGGAGCTGGCACCCCGCTCACCTCACTCACCTAGCGTGGGGTCCACCCTGAGCCTCGGGTGCACGTCCCGAGCGCTGGGCAGGGCGGACGGACGCCCTCAGGTCCCGCCAGGAAAGCCAGGAAAGCCCTGTCGGACCGGGTCTTCGCTGCCACCTGCAGGGCGGCCAGCGGAGTCGCGCCGGTATTTATAACCAGGGAAGGGGGGGCGAGCGGGGTGCTGGAGGGAGAGGCacggaggggggaggggggtgagggcagggtgGGGCGTATCATGGGGGCTGGTGGCCTTGGGGGCGGGAGGGTCCTGCGCAGGGATGTCTCCTGGCTGGGAGAGAGGGTTGGGGTTCGGGGTGGCGACAGCCCGGGAGAAGGCAGGAGCTGGAACATGAGGGCCACAGGTCGGTCAGCGGTGGCAGCCCCAGTGGGAGTCTGAGCGGTGCAAACCGGGGGTGGGCGGGGGACAAGGCGTCTCTGTttccctccacctgctcccctcagtTGCCAGAACTCCGACTTCAGGTTGTCAGTAAGCCCTGGACCTGTGTGCCTGCTGCCGGGGGAccacggggtggggggcatccGAGAAACTGAGAGGGTGATGACCCAGTGGCCGTAAGGACATTCACATCGTGCCCTATCTCCAAACGTGTCTTAtctccccaaactgaaactctgcccCATCAAATCCCGTGTCTGTCCCTGCGTCTTCGTTCCGTCTCCATGGATGTCAGCCCTCTAGGGACCTCACACGCGTGCAGCCACGCAGAATTTGTCCTTTagtgtctggcttatttcccttagtaCGACGGCCTCAAGGTTCTTCCATTGCGTAGCTTGTGTCTGAATCCCCTTCCCTTTCACTGCCGAGTGATATCCCATCGTGCGGGAAGGACATTCTGTCCTTCGTATGTGACCCTCCGGCCGTCCCACCTCTTAGAGCCATGACGGttttgtttaataattttcttttccttctatggGTGCTATTCTTTTATCTCTGAAAAATCCTAACCATCCTTATTGTCAGGTTTTTTTCAGATGGCTCCATCACTTTCAAGGAGCCCAGGACTCTCTGAGCGTGGCTCCCCATTTCTCACTGATAGATGGAGACCACGAGCCTGTGGATCTCAGTACAGGGACGTCTCTGCAGCACACCCACCAAGCTCTTGGCCCGGGGATTCATAAACAAGTCTTATTCTCACCTCTATGGGCAGGTGATTCAGCTAGATGGGCTCATCATGTTTCAGCTTATCTGCTGCCTTTGGTCCAAACACCCCCATCACCCCCAGGCCCAAATGGGTCACAGAGAGAAACCTCCAGGAACACAGCCCTTAGCCAGCTCCCAAAGTGGGAGAGCAGCCGGGACCACAGACTGGGATGTACAAATGACCAGGGATAGTCATCACCAAAATAGTGGGCCAGGGCCCTGCCCTCCCAAGAGCAGCCGCGGTCCCCCATCTCCTGGTCAGGACGTCCTGCAGAGCCGCCAGCCACACAGTCCACGCCCTCTCTCCATTTGCACCACGAGGGAAGGGCAGGTGCCATCCAGTGTGCATGCTGGACACACTCGGCAGACAGTGGGGAAGGGGCTTGGCGGTCCTGAGTGTGGGCGACAGGGgccaaggatggggagagggaagtaGGAAGAGGCCTGAAAATGCTGGTGGCCAGGGGCAGCGCCTTGTAGGTGGGGGGATGCTGAGCACCATCCTCTTCCACATTGTGACCAGAGAACCTTCCTCTTCTGCACGGTGACCTTGGCCTGGACCCAAGAAGAGCTGGTTGTCCAAAGAGAGGAGCTCACTGCTCAGTCCAGAGCCAGGGAAAGGGGCCTGAGGCCAGGGATCCTTCAGGAAACAGGAACGGAGGAGGGGCTGCTGCTGCCCTCAGGGGTTCTGGGGGCCCCAACCCTAAAACCTAGTGTGCTCTGTGCCGAAGTAATGCTGCACGCCTGTGATTCACTTTGTGGACCATCAAGTCGTAAATCATAATCATAAAACCCCTACTTTCCACTAATGTGactttaaagttttgcttttgGGTTCATTatgttttgaaataataatttttctgtaaGAACTCATTTCCAATTGTATTACTAAATTGCATGGGAAATGAGGTTCCATAGACAGAAATCTGGCATCGTGAGTCTCTTTACAGTTGCCCATCCAGCTGGATCCCAGACTGGTCCAAGAGGCACATTCCATCACCACCCCCTGCTCAAATCCTGccgaaatagataaaggggaggGAGCACAACTAGGGGATGGGGGAAGTGAACCCCTGACAGGGTCCTGGCAAAGGCTGTCTGAGGAGGCCCACCTTGGGCAGAAATGGCCAAGCTTTAGCCCCACCCAGAACTCAGTCAGGGCCCTGGGCTCCCAGCACTGCCCACAGCTAAGGGCACCTGCCCAGGAGGAATGTTCCAGCAGGGATACACCCTCCCTTCTGTCCTACCACCTCTCCAGGACCCCTCTGTAGTCAGTGGCTCACTGTATTTTTCCAGGAGACTCTTCCCTTGGTGCTTCTGCTAATCTTATTCCTTGCTTTCCAATTCAGGAGCTGCAATTTTCCCAGTCCTGGTTTCAAACTAAAACATACCCAGGTCTCCAGTTGGGGGAACCCCTGTTAATCAGCGGAGAGCAAGTGCTTTGGCCCACACAAAACAGTGTAAGGGGCAGAGTGTGCCCCTGACTGCGAATGGCCAAGCCTCGAAAGGCTGAgtgcagggagaggagggagataTTTCAAATACACAAAACACTGTCTTCTCTCAGAGCTGACACTTGGGGGCCCTTCGGGAAGGCATGTGGGCCCCCACCCCCTGGAGAAGTGCTGGGGTCTGAACCAATGGAGCCACTCAGGCTGGGGGACCTATGGGAAAGGGCCTGATTCAGGGTCTACCAAACCTCCGTTCTGAGTAAAGAGGCTGGTTACAGAGCCCTTGAGAGCCATTCCGGGATCTGCAAAGGTGGGGTTGAAGCCCAAGTGAGGGTAGAAACTGCAGGTGCTCCAGATTTCTCTGCGAGCAGTTTAGCCAAGGCCACGTGTTCTCTTTGCATCCTGGGAGTGTAACTCCTGACAGCGTCCGGGTAGCAGACTGCAGTGTCCTTTCCCTCAGCACAGCGGCCCCACTCCTCCCAGTCTCCCTAGGAAACAAAGAGGTCAGGAACCCGACCTCCTTCCTGAAGCCCGTCAGCCCCTTTCATGAAAACAGCAGTGGGGTGCCCCAGCCTCAAAACTGATGACGGGGCCTCTGTAGCAGCCAAAGTTCAAGGAGGTGGGAGTCTTGTCCTTGCAGGTCTCTCCTGGGGGCTTCCTTCACCATCACCATGATCACTAAgaccatcaccagcatcaccatccccatcaccaccatcagcAGCAAGTCCACCTccgccaccaccacctccaccacctccaccaccgccAACACCTCcacctccatcaccaccacctccacgacctccaccaccaccaccaccacctccaccacctccaccaccgccAACAcctccaccacctccaccaccaccacctccaccaccaccacctccaccacctccaccaccaccaccacctccaccaccaccaccacctccaccaccaccacctccatcaccaccacctccaccaccaccacctccaccaccaccacctccaccacctccaccaccaccaccaccacctccatcaccaccacctccaccaccaccacctccatcaccaccacctccaccaccaccacctccaccaccaccacctccaccacctccaccaccaccaccacctccaccaccaccaccacctccaccacctccaccaccgccAACACCTCcacctccatcaccaccacctccacgacctccaccaccaccaccaccacctccaccacctccaccaccgccAACAcctccaccacctccaccaccaccacctccaccaccaccacctccaccacctccaccaccaccaccacctccaccaccaccaccacctccaccaccaccacctccatcaccaccacctccaccaccaccacctccatcaccaccacctccaccaccaccacctccaccaccaccacctccaccacctccaccaccaccaccacctccaccaccaccacctccatcaccaccacctccatcaccaccacctccaccaccaccacctccatcaccaccacctccatcaccaccacctccaccaccaccacctccaccaccaccacctccaccaccaccacctccatcaccaccacctccaccaccaccacctccaccaccaccacctccaccacctccaccaccaccaccacctccaccaccaccacctccatcaccaccacctccatcaccaccacctccatcaccaccacctccatcaccaccacctccacgacctccaccaccaccatcaccaccacctccaccaccacctccaccatcatcatcaccaccatctccttcaccaccatcaccatcatcaccatcatcaccacctccACCGCCACCGCCTCcatcaccagcagcagcagcagcatcaccaaAGCCATcatcatttttacttttgctcAGTATATAACACACACTTGGGCACCACCAACCAGATCAAGTGCCAGTACTTTTAGTATTTGTTTCAGTGTTGTTTTAGGAAGTCCTATGTCCCTAGTTGTCATTCCCATTCTCTTCCCTCCCTAGAGGCACCACTGCCATGACTTTGGGGAAATTCCCAAACTTTTTTTTGACTATGtattttccatgtgcacttaataatgtgctttaaaattttcatacatGGGACTGGACTGTACCTATCTTTTCAcgattttctgtttcctctcagTCTGAAAAATAAGAGCTCACTCACCCCTCTGAAAGTCTCTCTGGTATTGGACTGCACACGCCCCAGCTAATTCCACTAACAGCCAGAGCTGACTGCAGCTGTTTTAAGCGGAGTGGGACACTTCACACCGCAGCCGTGTCCGGCGTGTGTGGCGGTGTTCTCCGCACGTCCTGGGAACGGGTGGAGTTCCCAGAAAGTGTGTGTCTACTTCCCAGGGAAGAAGACACACACTTATCCCTGCTCCAGACCAATATGCTACAACTTTTACATTTGAGTTTTTAAACTTGAGGTGAAGTTCACATAACATAAAGTTAACTATTGTGCAACGGTCGCCTCTATCCAGTTCCAGAACGTGGCCTTTATCTCCCAAGGAGATCCTACACCGATTAAGCAGTTACTTGTCATTCcccctttccctcagcccctggtaaccacttaTCAGCGCTGTCTGTATGCAGTTGCCTATTGTAGACATTTCCTGTCAGTGGAACCCTACAGCATGTGGCCTTTGGGACAGGCTTCTTTCCTGAGCATGATGGCTTCCAAGGTCATCCACGCCAGAGCAGAGTTCGGTTCTTCATCCCTGTTTACGGTGAAGCATATGGCGCCATGCGGCCGGGCCGTGGTGCGCTATCCCTTCGACCGGACGCGTGGATCGTGCGCAGCGCGGTTATGGACACGTATCTACATGTTTTTAATTCACTTGGGTACATAATTCATATGGATTttagagatttcattttttgaggatatattttatcttttttcgtTTTCACCGTGACCTCGTGAGCTGGTGTCTTCTGATTTCAGATGCGAGTGCTGCGGAGCGCTGTCAGCCGCTCCTACGGAGCTGGGGCTTTCTCCCCCGGGGCCCGCGGCACCATTCCCGCTCCTGACCTGCCACCCCGGGGAGATCCGCAAAAGCCTGGtcgttaaggggaaaaaaaaaaaaaggccgacCCAAACAAGAGATCGCTGGAATAGGAATAAATGGACTGTTTCATCTGGAGGGACGGAGAGGGGAAGGGACGACGGTAAGACCGGGCTGGGTTTGTCTGGGAGAGAAGGCAGGTTCATGTTCTAATACAGACTCCAACTCACGAAATGCTCCGAGAACGACCAGGCTGTTGGAAGGCTGCTGCATCTACGCTTTGCCCCCTTAATGGGCATCGGAAGCCTCCCTGATTCAAGACCAGGACTGCTTGGGAAAGACCCATGGGAGGAAGACTGCCCCCAGATTCGATAGGGTTAGCCTAACGCACTGTAAAACCCTCCAGAATGAACCCTTAGAACCGAATTTGTCACCGAAACGGAAACAGCCCGCCCTTGAATCACTGGAAGGCTGTGTCAGCCAGAAACCACCGACTGAAGTCAACAGGAACCTCAGATCCATCATTTGCGAGAAGGAAAAGCTGCTGAGAGCATCTCCCCTGAGGAAGAgtctctcccctgcctctggtGCCCTGGTGCCCGGAACTGCAGAGTGAGCATCGCCCTGGGGGGCTGGCACCGGCCCCCCGCCTCCGGCTCCTGATTATATTAGCATTCCTCACACATGTTCTGTCTGAAAAAATGGTTTTAATCAGGACACAGACTTAGACAGATTAAAATCTGTTTGAGGACACAGTCCTTACTATTCACAACATGCCCTTTAAGCTCGCATATGTTTGTTTACAAATAAGGTGACAAACACTCATGAAACAAACTCTTACTGTGAGCCAAAACACGGCCTCAAGGAGCCTCTGCtgtccccacctctgcctcctgctcctgggagacTTAAACCTGTCACGGTGGCTCATGCAAGACACAGAGATGACGATGTCAATCAACAAGGACCAACAGAATGATGACTCAGCCCAGTGGCCTGAAGCAAAACTCTTTGAACTTTATTCAGTTAAAAACCGACACACAAAGAAACGGGTACAAAACGGCCCGACTGCACAGAGGGCCAACATCCGCAGCCTGGCGTCTCCCGGGGCGGACCGGAGGCCCCACGACGGCGGGCAGGGTCCCGTGGGGCCCCAGACACCATCCAGGCAAAGGCAGGGCCGCATCCGCGTCGCCCCCACGCCCGCGTGCTCCCGGGACACGGGCCCCACCGGAGACCTGCCTGCGTGTGGCCAGGGCAGGGCTGGCGCCCAGGCACGTGTCCCGCAGCCACTCACCAGGCGTGTCCCGGGGCGCGTCATGCTCCTCTGACGGAGAACAACGTCTCCCCCGGTCCCGCGGCCCTGGGTCCCTCCCACGGAGGCGGCGATGGGTCCCCTTTCTCAGTCCGCGGGCAGCTCCCCGTTCTTCCTCCCCAGGCACGAGTGCCCTGTCTCCCTTGCCACCGCTCCCCGGGCTGTCgtggggaggggacagacagCCAGGACGGGAGCGGCCGCTTGGGCCTACGTCCctcagtcccgggaccctgggcCGAAGGGTTGGAGCGGGGGCAGCTGCCCCAGGGCTGAGGCTGCGCCGGCAGCCGGGCCCTCCCCGGGCCCCCCGGACGCCCCGGGCCCGAGACTCTGGGCCTCAGCGGCTCCAGAACCGCGGCCCTGGGAGGACGAGCACTGCGGCCTGGACGCCGAGGCCCCCTCCTCCGCCTCCCTCGTGGCCCAGGGCGAGTAGGAGAGGATGGTGAAGCCCATCTTGAGCAGGGCCGAGGCCGCGGGGACCAGCTCCTCCGTCTGGCCCGGAAACGAGGACTCCAGGACGCTCAGCTGCCACCGGTGCAGGTCCTGCTCCCGCGGCGCGTCCTGCAGCCTCACCACCCACACCTCGTCGGGCTCCAGCAGCACTCGCCAGCCCTGGCCCGGCGTCCTCCGCGTCCAGCCCGGCGTCATCTTCCGGAGGTAGATGGCGTCGTAGCAGCCCACCATGGAGATGACCTGCAGGTCCCTCAGCCAGGCCTCGGCCTCGGCGGGGTCCACGGCCCGGGTGGCGCCCAGCTCCAGCACCATGGGCTCCCCCGGGGGCAGGTCCACCTTGAGAAAGCCCTGCCACGGGGGAGGGAGGCTCGGCCAGTGCGAGCAGGTGGGGGGCCCCTCGAGTCTCCAGGGGAGGCTCTGCATCCAGTCCGCGTCCTCGGGCCCCAGGCCCAGGGGGGCCGCGTCCTGCGGCTCCAGCTCGGTGGGCACGAAGTGGTGGTCCAGGCCGGCCTCCTCGGACCCCGCGGGGGCTGGCGCCGGGGGCCCCGGCCCCCAACCCGCCGCACCCCCCTGTGCGAGGTCACCTTGGCCCTGCCCCCAGCCGAGCCCCGAGCCCGGGGACCCCCCCTGCTCAGACCCCGCCGCCTCCTGCTCCGCCAGCTCGGGGTCCCAGTCTTCGTCCTCCCAGTCCTCCAGCTCCAGAAGGTCTCGGAGTTCCAGAAAGGCGGTCTTGAAGCACGCGAAGCACACCCCTGGCTGGGCCCCGTGTTGCAGCTGATACAGCCAGGACGCGTGGAGGTAGGACATGCCCTCGGCCCCGTGCCACGCACTGACCGGGGGGCACATGGCCGTGCGGAGAGGGGGAACGCCCAAGGTCGAGGAAAGGAAGGGGATCCTCCTGCGGGTTTATGGGCCGGGCCCGAAGCAACAGGGACCCGCAGAGGTCGGGGACGTTGGGCTTCCGGAAGATTCTGCAGCTTACGCGACGGCGCTATTCTCTGGGAGGCTGCAAAGGACAAGCAACTGAGGTTGGGGGCCCCCCTGGCAGGTGGGGTGGACGGTCACCGGTCGTGGTCACTGGGAGGAGCATGGGAAGGGGGGCGATGGGTTGAGACCCGGCCCTTTCAGCCCTGCCCTGTTTGTAGCTGCTCCCAGGCCCATGGGACACACGGCCCTCCCCGACCCACCCCCCGGAAGGCCAGGCATCCACGCGGCAGAACGGCCGAGAACCAGATGAATCCCGATGGAACCTGAGGGGAGTTGACGGGACCTgacagaagctgaaggaacctgagggaacaTGACAGGAGCtaagggatcctgacacatcctgacagaaactcacagaagctgaaggaacctgagggaagctgacaggaggtGAGGGATCCTGACAactcctgacagaacctcacagacgctgaaggaacctgagagaACCGTATGGAAACTGAGGGGAGCTGATaggagctgagggatcctgacacatcctcacagaacctcacagaggctaaaggaagctgagggaacagAAGGGAACATGatggaagctgacaggagctgcgggaagctgacaggagctgagggatcctgacacattctcacagaacctcacagaagctgaggaagctgagggaagctgacaggagttGAGAGAAGCTGACAagagctgagggatcctgacacatcctgacagaatcTCACAGAAGATGAACgaacctgagggaaccggagGGAAACGgtgggaagctgacaggagcttagggatcctgacagatcctgacagaacctcacagaagctgaaggaaccaGAGGGAAAGtaacaggagctgagggaagctgacagaagctgagggatcctgacagatcctgacagaacctcacagaaggtGAAGGAAGCTGAGAGAACCAGAGGGAAAcggagggaagctgacaggagctgagggatcctgacacatcctgacagaatctcacagaagctgaaggaacctgagggaaccggatggaaactgagggaagctgacaggaccTGAGGGATCCTGACGGAACCTCACAGAAgcggaaggaagctgagggaacctgacaggagctgagggaagctgacaggagccgagggatcctgacacatcctgacagaacctcacagaggctgaaggaccctgagggaagctgacaggagccgagggatcctgacacatcctgacagaacctcacagaggctgaaggaacctgagggagcCGGAGGGCAcatgagggaagctgacaggggggaaactgaaagaagctgacaggagccgagggatcctgacacatcctgacagaacctcacagaagctgaggaagctgagggaacctgacaggacggagggaagctgacaggagccgagggatcctgacacatcctgacagaacctcacagaggctgaaggaagctgagggaagcggagggaacctgagggaacttgacaggagctgagggaagctgagaGAAGCTGACGGGTCCGGacagatcctgacagaacctcacagaagctgaaggaagctgagggaacctgacaggagctgagggaagctgacaggagccgagggatcctgacacatcctgacagaacctcacagaggctgaaggaacctgagggatgctgacaggagccgagggatcctgacacatcctgactgAAACTCCCACAAGCTGAGGGGCTGAGGGAatctgacaggagctgagggaagctgacaggagctgagggatcctgacacatcctgacagaacctcacagaggcggAAGGAACCTGAGAGAAGCTGACTGGAGCCGAGgtatcctgacacatcctgac is a window from the Neovison vison isolate M4711 chromosome 5, ASM_NN_V1, whole genome shotgun sequence genome containing:
- the TEX19 gene encoding testis-expressed protein 19, with protein sequence MCPPVSAWHGAEGMSYLHASWLYQLQHGAQPGVCFACFKTAFLELRDLLELEDWEDEDWDPELAEQEAAGSEQGGSPGSGLGWGQGQGDLAQGGAAGWGPGPPAPAPAGSEEAGLDHHFVPTELEPQDAAPLGLGPEDADWMQSLPWRLEGPPTCSHWPSLPPPWQGFLKVDLPPGEPMVLELGATRAVDPAEAEAWLRDLQVISMVGCYDAIYLRKMTPGWTRRTPGQGWRVLLEPDEVWVVRLQDAPREQDLHRWQLSVLESSFPGQTEELVPAASALLKMGFTILSYSPWATREAEEGASASRPQCSSSQGRGSGAAEAQSLGPGASGGPGEGPAAGAASALGQLPPLQPFGPGSRD